A DNA window from Arachis hypogaea cultivar Tifrunner chromosome 18, arahy.Tifrunner.gnm2.J5K5, whole genome shotgun sequence contains the following coding sequences:
- the LOC140181443 gene encoding uncharacterized protein — protein sequence MLADEHTCLRSNKSRSVTCKWVAGELVNKLRISPNLIQREAEEWFKVEYDISVGERMMYKAIEMAKDIIEGTEKEQYGKLRNYLSELLKANPGSTCTMSTHPQPEGLPKFRTVGQDTNNHLFPIAYAVVDAETKENWKWFLNLLHEDIDDYKEFGWNFMSDKQKRLVPALQEVMPKVSHRFCVMHMWHNLNKRWKDKELRGALWQCARAMTDLEFKNAMAYVKRINVGAWEYLSSYEQSS from the exons ATGCTAGCTGATGAGCACACATGTCTAAGGAGTAACAAATCTAGATCGGTAACCTGTAAATGGGTGGCTGGAGAATTAGTTAACAAGCTtagaatttctcctaatttgatACAAAGGGAGGCAGAAGAGTGGTTCAAGGTAGAATATGACATAAGTGTAGGTGAGCGAATGATGTATAAGGCAATAGAGATGGCAAAGGATATCATTGAGGGGACAGAGAAGGAACAGTATGGTAAGCTACGCAATTATTTATCGGAGCTGCTTAAAGCTAATCCTGGTTCTACATGTACTATGAGCACACATCCACAACCAGAGGGTTTGCCTAAGTTCAGAA CTGTAGGACAAGACACGAATAATCATCTATTTCCTATAGCATATGCTGTGGTTGATGCGGAAACAAAGGAAAATTGGAAATGGTTCTTGAATTTACTTCATGAAGATATCGATGATTACAAAGAATTTGGGTGGAACTTCATGAGTGACAAGCAAAAG AGACTGGTTCCAGCACTTCAAGAAGTCATGCCAAAAGTTTCACATAGATTTTGTGTCATGCACATGTGGCATAACTTGAACAAGAGATGGAAGGATAAAGAGTTAAGAGGAGCTCTGTGGCAGTGTGCTCGGGCAATGACAGATTTGGAATTCAAAAATGCAATGGCATATGTCAAGCGGATCAATGTAGGAGCTTGGGAGTACCTGTCAAGTTATGAACAATCATCATGA